In Rutidosis leptorrhynchoides isolate AG116_Rl617_1_P2 chromosome 6, CSIRO_AGI_Rlap_v1, whole genome shotgun sequence, the DNA window ATGGCAAGCCCTGTAAGAAAGTACATAACCAACATTCTTATTGTAATCTTTACCTTAAGTTCGTTCCTAATGACTGCCATATTAAACGAATACTTAAGATAATGCAAACGAAAACGATAGATTAGCATCCAGATATATCCGATTAAAACAGAGCAAGAGCAAGAGAATGCGATAGTATTAGTGACGACAAATGCCTTGTATGCTGCTTTTCTAAGTAGAATGGGCATACCTTGATTCGAACCTTCATTGCCGTCAAAACCACCTGGCACTGAATAAATACCTGCAAAGGTTGCTGTTGCTATAAGAGTAGCCACCAAAACAAGATTTTCCACAACCTTAAAAGATAGTTCAAATTCCGCTTTAAATTCTTCCAATTTCCGTTCATCATCTTTTTGTATCACTGGTTTTATCACATATCCTTTATAAAAACTTGAAGCGTTGTCTACTTCAGGAAACAAGACTCTTGATTGATTACCTATGCCTCTAACATTTATTATGCCCTGCATAACGTTGTTGAATTATATCAAAGTCCAAACACAAATATTTGCTAAGTATATCTTATTTAAGGATGAAATATCGAGTACTACACATAGAGAAAACACttcatatttattttatatatcggtGAAACTTTTAAATACTGACCAAGTATTTAACAGGAAGACTGAGACTCATGTGATAACTGATACAATAGTTTGTAAAAATATGTACAGCAGTCGAGTAAAAGTATGCCCGTCAAAAAATGGGTCTATTGGGTCAAACATTTGAGTCCATTGGGTCTCGAGAAAACAAGGGGAATGGTTCCAATATGGACTATCTTTAGTCCATTAATATATTAGAAGGCCCACATAGACCTGTTGAAAACCCATttcaatattaaaaaaaataaaataaaaactacaaaaagttaaaaaaaacaaaaaaattgataaaaacaaaaaaattttataaaatatataaattaaaattaaaaaaataattatttttttaaatatagcaataaaaaaacataaaaaataaaatgaatatatatatatatatatatatatatatatatatatatatatatatatatatatatatatatatatatatatatatatataggggcaggatcaatggggaagtaaccaatcggagggaaagcgggggaagcaaaaaaaaaatttttcttttttttggaaaaaaaaatttcagacatcaagatcacacaaaaatatgaacatttagaaaaaacacttcgtgataaatgttattatttaggcgggaaaacgaccgacaaaaataacattcaagataatattgatcgtgaagaatgttaacgttatttttcttccatgttttgtgaagtaaaatttagcccgatttagagtttagggtttagtgttttgggtttagtccctaaacccaaaaccctaaaccctaaactctaaaccgttcgtgttaaaaactcaatctaaatcctaaatctaaaccctaaatctataccctaacctaatatctaaaccctaatatctaaaccctaatatctaaagcctcaacatacgctcgaaaaacacgataattgttatatattaattcttcgagcgttttcccgccaaaacaaaaacatttatcacaaagtgtgtttattaaatattcatattttcatccaatctataatgttcgtgaacaaagttttttcagaaaacgaaaaaaaaaaaattgcttccctccgcttcctccttgatcctaccactatatatatatatatatatcattctaAAATTTTATAAGAAACAATGGGTCTCGACCCGACCCAGCCCGTATGAAAATTAATACCCGTTCGACCCATGATCTGTTTTAATCTAAACCCGTTTGGGTCTCGAACCCGCTCGACCCGTTTGTCAGGCATAAGTAAAAGTTAATTATGGACTGTTAGAGTGTATCTTACTTTTCTTGTTAGTTGCTCTAGTGTTAAAAAAAAATCATTACCTTCAACAACCTCTCTCTTTTTTCCTCTGAGGATGAAACATCTAATGGGGAGCGATTTTCATTGTTGAGGGTATTCATGTTAACTCTAGAATCCAATATGATTTCTATCATCTCACAGTTGGATTTCATAAATAAATGAATAGGAGTATTCCCATCACCATCTCTTTTGTTGATAAGGCTTGTAAATAATTCGCAACTAAACATGAACTTAACAACTTCAAGTTTCTTGTTCTCAATAGCAAAATGAAGAATGTTCCTTCCGTTTCCATAAGTGATCTCTAAGCATCCAGGACATTTGGATACAAGAATTTTCATTGTGTCACAATGACCTTGGCTAGTTGCAATGTAAATGAGTGAAGTAGTTGCATCATCCTCTTTCGATATTACGTACCCGATTGAGTGGTCTATATTTAGTAGAATGGTTGTTGCTGATGAATGATTGTGGTAAATGGCATAAAACAATGGCGTCCAACCATCTTTGTCTTGCCTGTAAAGTAGATCCTTTGAATGTTGTACCAGAGTCCTAATACAATCTGAGATAACATCCAAGATAGATCATTAATTTGAATAAGAATGTTTGTACATTGAGTCGGGTTCAGTGACGTCTTAAGTTTGGTGTATGAAAATCTTAGTCACAAAATTAGATAGCTTCATAAAAGAGCAAAGGGGTAGTCAGTTACTTTCATTTTTTTAGAATTTGTTTTTAGAAaatttgttggtgcataatccctagTTCTACGTTTATCTTTTAAATACACTCAGTCATGTAATAACATTTGATATTGTGGCTATTGAATCGTTGTGTGTGTGCTTTAATATTTTAATCAATAGTTAAACTGCAAACACGGTCGACCGAGTTAGTTCACTCACTCGACCGACTGAGTCAcatagtcgaccgactgtctaactcagtcgatcgactgtgtctgaatgcagtatatatacgggacTTGACCTCTATTGTGAGGTTACTTATTCCCATAACCCTAATTCATTTACTTTTCGTTCCAGTCGTTCCCAATACCAAAACCCACCGAATACATACGTTTAGAAGTCGTTCTAATCTAGTTTCAATCCTAGGTTCGACTAATTCGACTCCAACACGACCCATCATTCGGTTATACCTTGGTTTAATGATTTCTGCCATTAGATCGAGTTACAAGCGTTTCTAAGATCCTAATAATAACGTCTACAATTTTTTCCAGAAATTTTGAACTTCACAATTGATGATGCGATATCTTATTAGGTTTTCATTTGAGCTTGGCCATGAGTGGCCCATAAGTCTTCCGTAAAAACCTAATTCCTTTTATAAAAAGATAGAGGGCTTAACCCCACTAAAATTTACACTCTAGGTGATTTCTTCATGCAAAATCATATTACGAGTAATGTAATTTTGTAAGGCAAAATTACCTGCCGATCCACAAATGGCTGCTGCATGTAAGGTTGTTTTGCCATTCGATGTTGTAAAATCGCGTTGGTTACATGTAGGAAAGACTTCGCCTAAAATATGATGAAGTCCTCTTTCGGCTGCAAGAAAATGTGGAATCTCACCAAAATCATTGATACAATTTATTAGTTGGGGAATTTCTTGTACTAACCAAAACACTACTCCAACATGATGATTTTGTATCGCAATATGTAGGGCTGTATGTTTGTCCATGTTCCTTATGACAAGTGGCTCAATTTCTCTTTTTTCTTTTTTGAAATAATAAATCATAATTGCAAGAATATCCACATGTCCCTCTCTTGCAGCAATATAAGCTGCCGTCTCCCCTTCAGAATTGCGGCGGAATAACAAAGAACTATGGTTTTTTAGAATTTCCTTTACATAATCTACATCCCCACAAGCGGATACAAGGTGAAGAATTGTGTTCTTTTCAGGAGTCACCTCGATTAAGCCAGACTCAAGATTGCGCATACATAAGTCGTTATCACTTCCATGACCATGTTTATGTGACACTGGGTATGATAATGGCGACATTATCATCTCATTGTAATCCAATGATTCTGCGAATGTAAATATTTGTACATGATGATTagtctaatgatgataaaatagatGACCATCGATGGTACATAAATGGAAAacctttaattatatatatatatatatatatatatatatatatatatatatatatatatatatatatatatatatatatatatatatatatatatatatatatatatatatatatatatatatatatgggtaggttCAAATGAGAACCacaaaaaaggcgagaactgcAAGAACTTTTTAAGTTCCATagttttatgcatttaaatgcaacaaattaaatgcaaatgttaattaatgctcatATCATGAACAAAtatatgttcattaccacaaattacatgttaaattgttaataatACGAAATGTTCACATGTTacacaaacaaatatgcacatgtgaacatgtaactatatatttgattatatacgaAAATTATAcgtttttcaaactattttatgttcctTCTTACTCTCAATCAACATTTAAGGGTGatttctgtgacgccccgtacaaaaccatcgtgtacgaatcatcaacaacaggatcattacaaggtcaagtactatatgctgtttcaaaagaagttgcattcacgataaaaaggtgacgtcataatcgacatcatatgttttacaccaacagtttgcttctacgaatagcaagcatgaataaatgtatgtgacccttaggtcgtttcaaatcatagtttcaaaagtattaagtttgaatgcaagataaagtgtttcatgcagttgacatctctagagcagcgggtgtctacagcaagtctagtaacacagcggaagcaagcttaggcacctgagaaaaacatgcttaaaaagtcaacacaacggttggtgagctatagtttaagtataacagtaatgtaaggtaggccacgagatttcagtgctacaaagagcgtttcaaaacagtatgtaaaagtatatgcttaaccgtgggcacttggtaactaacttaacgtttataccacctgaaagtacacttggcaagtgcgtataattacgaagtattaatcacccgttaaatgctagcgcgactagcccgagtggggatgtcaaaccctatggatccatatctaagattcgcgttcaccggttcaaaaaccaatgactaaacgttaccgagctaaagggaatgtttatgccgttgtataacccacacatatataaagtttaagtactcgtgcctagtatgtaaaacgtaaaaagtgcatgtattctcagtcccaaaataattaaagtaaaaaaggatgctataactcacaatgataaagtagcggtaaagtcgagtcggaaagtaagcaaattcgtttgtccaaaaggtcctcaacctaagtcaaatagtactaagtcagtaaatcgtcccaataggtttgaatgtatgtaaattaggtcttaaaggtcatcatcattcatcatcaacaaaaggcgtaaagtaagtttcgtttatgaaagtagtttaaaacaaaggctgacttcggtcagtcaccacggcctctacccttactgaattaaggtgagactagtggccatggctccacatatgagtcctttagttgtggtaaaaattacagaagcaaactcgtcttcgtttgaccgtggcgacggtctaagtgcgagtaggtcagaattttctgcacaacgttaaatggacatagtgacgatcggagggccataaatcctaaaccgtaactcggattaagatgagtcctaaatgaaaagttatctactcgaacagagctatctgaaaattatctttacagtagcccaggtggtacgggtcagacacagaaacagtaaaacagtagggtcagtaggtcagaattttctgcacaacgttaaatggacatagtgacgatcggagggccataaatcctaaaccgtaactcggaataagacgagtcctaaacgaaaaattatctactcgaacagagctaactgaatatcacagttacagtagcccaggtgtaaggGTCTTACCCAtaaaacagtaaacagaaaacagaaacagaaaacagtaggttccggtggtttcttggtactcgatgcttatcacggttctcatccttgatgcatgtaacttcaagtgtacaactcgttgatgtgtttgcatcatcttaaccaagatttgaccagcataacactagtgtaagtctatgatatgaagcacaactcactcaagagttgtatgaagtttgatgaaccaaagttgcatcaagatcatagattcaacacatgcatgaattataaaagtaatattaggcTACACTTTTCATCAATTCAAAAGGTATAAGCACAATCCAAATCAAAAGAGGtgatagaaccctaagctagagagcttggatccatttcacacaagttacaaggttgcaaagctagaaagcttgaacctttaagtgttcttgaagatcttgaagcataaagcttggatcttgaagatgcatgaagattacaaacaaaagtttgaatctttatcacaaaataataagattaaaagtaaaagaaagatgaatctacaaagttggtgaagattcaaagctagaaagcttgaatcttcaatgttcttgaaggattcatgcttgaatcaacaagatataaacaagatcaaagctacaaggaactttgatctccatattatgatgatgatgaccaagaaattaaaagaaaaagaagaaggaaaagaaaacttacaagaagaactagagaggaaagaaagaaagaacaagtgtgtgtgtgaaaaccaaatgatcaagtgttgTAATGAGAAgttaatggctagtatttataagcaagaatttcacttggattgatgaggtggcaagGGCCTTTGGCCGTGATTTTTgagggaggggagggggagacCAAACTTGCTTTATGTATTGGCTCAAAATCTTGTCTTATGGTTGCATGTATGGGGACTAGTTGTAAGTGTTATGTGACTAGTCTTTCCACTAActtaattaatcttattaaaattGAAAGTATTATTTACATGTTTAATGGGCTAACTTAATCTATTAAATGAGTAGGGTGAGCTCTttaagtccataacactaataaaagcccaagttcaattagttaacaaataaatccaacaagagcccaagtaattaactagtagtcataattaattaaaatgattaataagattaatcatgaatgtaaataatattctaaaaaaattattcgtgaaagtttcgcgtgtcacaaagacgtttcgggcaatcaaaagtcatgtacggttagtcatggcaacaagtaaatgtaataacatacgttCGTATAAtctcaagtattaataataattattattaattaacgttggaaaaccagggtcgttacattacccacctgttaaagaaaatttcgtcccgaaattttaggctgagggagatggaggagtcgggaaaaggtgaggatactttcgcatcatttgatcctcttgttcccaagtaaactcaggtcctcgtttggcattccatcgtactcggacgatcggaatcttgttgcgtttcaaagtcttgatctcacgatccataatttcaacaggttcttccataaagtggagtttgtcatcaattgtaagttcttccagtggtatgataagttccggtgcagcatgacacttcttcaagtttgacacgtggaaggtaggatgaactgagctcaattgtgctggtaaatccaaacggtatgcaacgggtccaacacgttccaagatttcaaaaggaccaatgtatcgtgggttcaactttccacgttttccaaagcgaatcacacctttccaaggcgcaaccttcaacattacacggtcacccacgttgaattcaaagtctttacgtttaagatcggcataactcttttgacgatcgcgggcagtcttaagtctagcttgaatctgagcaatcttctctgttgtttcatggactacctcgggtccggtgatttgcttttcgcctacttcggcccaacaaataggagatcggcacttgcggccatacaatgtagcgacccgaccaaatcgtcattgacagcgtcgtctacttaggtcccgttacgtggtcataagtccttaaaacaacgtttgaccaaaagatatgtcgccttcatttcaaaataaagattgtttcaaagtttacaagaattgttcaaccaatagttaagttacaacgttataatacgaatgaaatctaggcgacacggtttaagtaaagtcaaaagacgctccatgaaatgcacgtatactcgacatccaatgcaagtatcaaataatgagcggaagcatgtatcatgtatcgttcaaggacctgagaaaaacatagaaatctgtcaacgaaaatgttggtgaaatcataggtttaagtaagtaagtacaagtgaaccacaagatttgcatcaatgaaataatagtaatacattccaaaagtttgtttcacgagcacccaattatcaatgcttaacatttccttccattgaaccccatcacttagtgctagaacatacactgtttctcgaaaatatatttcattcgtaaacggtagcgaaccgtttgaatgagggtttgtcaaacccatatggatccatacaacataagttctcgcttacacccggcaagtgtaactaatgataatcgaattgaggattttgttctaaactcgtatgtagaatgtttgttttcctgtacttgtgttcacttagtagaagaaatgtttatgttttctcatcccaaatgtaagttcaaaaagagtaaaagtgggactatgatctcaccttgtatgcacgaaccaaaaagtacttcgacaagtaaacgtgcagtaacaatgctagtcttgacctaaacaaataggttgtatcaataacgaaagtcacgaggggtcaaagttgttcaattagtcctatggctcaatacgactcgattacgaagcatgtgaagcaaatagtcaagtttcatgcaaggtacacgtatagaaacaagttagaaagattacataagtaattggtcaagtttgattaaaagtcaaacttggtcgggtcaaagtcaacgaagaagtcaacacgttcgggtcgggcctcgaacgaattttctgaagtttttaatcatatataagcatgttggaacaagtctcatgtgaaacggaggtctagaacgtcccaaacatttttcgttaaatgacaaccaaaacagcccactttaggcttatgggacggcgtcccaaaaggcctagacggcgtcccactttgaagggcaagatggcgtcttggacccctagacggcgtctaggtttgaaagtcaggacgtcgtcctgggtattgggacggcgtcttggcttgtttccagacctggttgctgaaactcctaagtgcacgagtccaaacataaaccaacacaaattacaacccgcaaacattcaagacatgtattttatatcaccggaaaggtattttgacgaggaacacaactatgcacttatcatcaatcaaactttcgcatacaacaaccaaaaaccgcatttagtgaccctcattcaatgcatataagtcataaatgctatttaatgattcggtaaccaaaagacatgaacaatatgccgtttcgaaggtaattaagcatacaacacaacctaacacttataattaacacttcatgtcatttaatgcttcaaaatccattcctagttcatgaaaccctaaccaaaagttaccaaatttcataatcaagtttaagaggtttctttgatcaatctttacatcataatgaagctagtaacactaggaacaagattaaaacatgaagtcttagcatctaacaacacatgaacacttaaaactcaagattaagcatgttaactttccatatgaactagttactccaaaatatcaaaaacgagcatacaaaacacataaacaaactagacttgagccatagatactaattaacaaacttataacttaaaaatctcaagaacacaaagattagtgatttagaaagttacccaaaattgatgaaaccggtatgaaatcgaagaggagatcacgaggagttcaaatatgtattttgtttggcaagaagaccactagctcggttttggatgatgaatctttgttcttgaagttgagaggaaaagttgaagtattaagaaattagaagagatgaatgaatggatagaatgagagtttgactctttgacctagtcacaagtttcaacatttggcaagattggtccctcaacttaaatcgggtgcgggaattacctaacaagataattcaaacgcatattaacgagatgtgttataaacatctaacggaacttaaatagttaaacggaaaagttgacggaaaaaggcgggatgttacattacctacaccttaaaagaaatttcgtcccgaaatttaagcaggcgttgtagtcgttgtttcttcctcggaatctgacggttccggaatcgggaatagatGCGGGTGCTTCTTTCGCATTtggtcttctctttcccaagtaaactcgggtccccttttggcgttccatcggaccttaacaatcgggatcctgctttgttttaattccttttcgacgtagtccacaatttcaaccggttcctccacaaaatggagtttgtcattaatagtaagttcctcgagagggacgatgatatcgggctcggcaagacacttcttcaagttagatacatggaaagtaggatgaacggagcttagttgaggcggaaggtttaaacgatacgcgacggttccaacacgctctaagatctcgaaaggaccaacataccgcggatttagtttcccacgtttcccaaaacgaatgacacctttccaaggtgcgacttttaacatgacgcgatcaccgacttgaaattcgaggtccttgcgtctcttatcggtatagcatttttgacgactccgggccgtccgaagcctatctcggatttgaagaatcttctcggtggtttcgtgaatgagttcgggcccggaaatttgcacgtcacctacttcggcccaacaaagaggagagcggcattttcggccatataatgcttcaaacggtgcggccttaatactcgcgtgataactattgttataagagaactcggcgagaggtaagtgcttgtcccaagctttgccAAAATCGACCACACAAGCTCggagcatatcttccaaggtttgtatcgtacgttcactttgcccatcggtttgaggatgatatgcggtgctcatgtccaaacgcgttcccaacgcttcttgtaacgtacgccaaaatctagagacgaaacgaccatctctgtcggagataatcgataaaggtacgccgtgtcgggctacaatctccttaatgtaaagtcgtgcaagtttctccattttgtcggtttctttcatggcgaggaagtgcgcggatttggtgaggcgatcgacaatgacccaaatagtatcataaccgcccgacgttttcggtaatttggtgataaaatccatcgtgatcatttcccacttccattgcgggatctcgggttgttggagtaatccggacggtctttggtgttcggctttgactttagcgcaagtcaaacatttggcaacatatctagcaacttcctttttgatgttcggccaccaatattgttctctaaggtcgtggtacatcttattggcaccggggtgaatcgagtatcgtgacttatgggcttcatctaaaataaggcttcgtagatccccataactaggcacccaaattcttccggcgaaatgtcggagtccggtttctttaacttcgaatcgagaggtgaggacgttcaagtgttcgagagagatgttttcatccttgagagcctcatcttgggctacccgaatttggctattaaggttggtgtgaatggtgatgtttaaagctcggacacggagaggcaccgctctttcttttcggcttaaggcatcggctactacatttgccttcccgggatggtaacgaagctcgcaatcgtaatcgtttaaggtttcaatccaccttcgttgtctcatgtttagttgcttttgatcgaaaatgtgttggagacttttgtggtcggtaaagatagtactcttggttccataaagatagtgtctccacattttaagtgcaaagacaacggctccgagttcgagatcatgcgtcgtgtagtttcgttcatgaattttgagttgtcgagaagcataagcaatgactttcgttcgttgcatcaatacacacccaaaaccatgttttgaggcatcgcaatatacaacaaagtcatcattgccttcgggaagtgacaagataggagcggtggttagcttcgttttcaagatttggaatgcggattcatgttcggtcgcccaaatgaatttctttcccttgtgagttaa includes these proteins:
- the LOC139855333 gene encoding uncharacterized protein; the protein is MKILVSKCPGCLEITYGNGRNILHFAIENKKLEVVKFMFSCELFTSLINKRDGDGNTPIHLFMKSNCEMIEIILDSRVNMNTLNNENRSPLDVSSSEEKRERLLKGIINVRGIGNQSRVLFPEVDNASSFYKGYVIKPVIQKDDERKLEEFKAEFELSFKVVENLVLVATLIATATFAGIYSVPGGFDGNEGSNQGLAMITMAVAFVTGIYVVLTPSIVILYLDPMLLDIVMDHKSNKMLQGD